In Populus alba chromosome 1, ASM523922v2, whole genome shotgun sequence, a single window of DNA contains:
- the LOC118042009 gene encoding uncharacterized protein translates to MGKWWKVAAVIGLIAIARELSKQFGWDKDASLELLGEWSDRLGVWAMPVYVGIHTVALALCLPCAVFFEAGASLLFGFLPAVLCVFFAKVLGASLSFWIGRLVFRSSSSAMEWVQSNKYFHLLSRGVEKDGWKFVLLARFSPMPSYLINYALAATKVGFMVDFLLPTVVGCLPMILQNTSIGSLAGAAVASASGSKKSQIWSYLFPLLGIVSSILISLRIKKYSTDITLAESSTDDSPHTSSKNGSKGL, encoded by the exons ATGGGTAAATGGTGGAAAGTAGCAGCTGTGATTGGGCTGATAGCTATAGCAAGAGAACTGAGCAAACAATTCGGATGGGACAAAGACGCGTCTCTTGAGCTACTTGGTGAATGGTCAGATCGATTAGGGGTTTGGGCAATGCCTGTTTACGTTGGGATTCACACAGTCGCTCTCGCTCTCTGCTTGCCTTGCGCTGTTTTCTTCGAGGCTGGTGCTTCTTTGCTGTTTGGGTTCTTGCCTGCTGTTCTCTGTGTCTTCTTTGCCAAGGTCTTAGGTGCCTCTCTTTCCTTCTGGATCGGCAG GCTAGTTTTCAGGAGTTCCAGTTCAGCAATGGAGTGGGTGCAGAGTAACAAATATTTCCATCTGCTTTCCAGAGGAGTTGAAAAGGATGGATGGAAATTTGTTCTTCTTGCTCGCTTCTCACCCATGCCCTCCTATCTTATAAACTACGCTCTAGCTGCAACAAAAGTTGGGTTCATGGTTGATTTTCTGCTTCCTACAGTTGTTGGCTGCCTCCCAATGATCCTACAGAACACATCCATTGGTAGCCTTGCTGGTGCTGCTGTTGCTTCAGCATCTGGCTCTAAAAAATCTCAGATTTGGTCTTACCTATTTCCTTTACTTGGGATTGTATCAAGTATCCTTATTTCCTTGAGGATCAAAAAGTACTCTACTGATATAACATTGGCAGAATCCTCTACCGATGATTCTCCTCATACCTCTAGTAAAAATGGAAGCAAGGGCCTAtag